The Streptomyces tendae genome has a window encoding:
- the cmk gene encoding (d)CMP kinase translates to MENGAAKPVIVAIDGPSGTGKSSTSKAVAAQLGLSYLDTGAQYRAITWWMVTNGIDIADPSSIAAAAGKPEILSGTDPTGPTITVDGVDVAGPIREQDVTSKVSAVSAVPEVRARITELQRAIAASAVTGIVVEGRDIGTTVLPDADLKIFLTASAEARAARRSGELKGADLHTTREALIKRDAADSSRKTSPLAKADDAVEVDTTDLTLQQVIECVVTLVEEKRAGK, encoded by the coding sequence GTGGAAAACGGCGCCGCCAAGCCCGTGATCGTCGCCATCGACGGTCCCTCCGGCACGGGCAAGTCGAGCACGTCGAAGGCCGTGGCGGCGCAGCTCGGGCTGAGCTACCTGGACACCGGCGCCCAGTACCGGGCGATCACCTGGTGGATGGTGACCAACGGCATCGACATAGCGGACCCGTCCTCGATCGCCGCCGCGGCGGGCAAGCCCGAGATTCTCTCCGGCACCGACCCCACGGGCCCGACGATCACGGTCGACGGGGTGGACGTGGCCGGCCCGATCCGCGAGCAGGACGTCACCTCCAAGGTCAGCGCCGTCAGCGCGGTGCCCGAGGTGCGCGCCCGGATCACCGAGCTGCAGCGCGCCATCGCCGCCTCCGCCGTCACCGGCATCGTCGTCGAGGGCCGTGACATCGGCACCACGGTGCTGCCCGACGCCGACCTGAAGATCTTCCTCACCGCCTCGGCGGAGGCCCGCGCCGCCCGCCGCAGCGGCGAGCTGAAGGGCGCCGACCTGCACACCACCCGTGAGGCCCTGATCAAGCGGGACGCGGCCGACTCCAGCCGCAAGACCTCCCCGCTCGCCAAGGCCGACGACGCCGTCGAGGTGGACACCACCGACCTGACCCTGCAGCAGGTCATCGAGTGTGTCGTCACCCTCGTCGAGGAGAAGCGGGCCGGAAAGTGA
- a CDS encoding pseudouridine synthase, whose protein sequence is MRSSSGRNSSGNNGGSRGGNSGGRGGSGGGRGNHRGAGNNRDDRQGGRPKKPRPEERRYDVGPGASQEGPKSGRGPGARGGAKGGPKKPLQRGRSVPATSREYEARAEERNRERYAGRKDVKLPKTFPGAEQEGERLQKVLARAGYGSRRACEELIEQARVEVNGEIVLEQGKRVDPEKDEVKVDGLTVATQSYQFFSLNKPAGVVSTMEDPDGRQCLGDYVTNRETRLFHVGRLDTETEGVILLTNHGELAHRLTHPRYGVKKTYLAHIVGPIPRDLGKRLKDGIQLEDGYARADHFRVVEQTGKNYLVEVTLHEGRKHIVRRMLAEAGFPVDKLVRTAFGPITLGDQKSGWLRRLSNTEVGMLMQEVDL, encoded by the coding sequence ATGCGAAGCAGCAGCGGCAGGAACAGCAGCGGAAACAACGGCGGGAGCCGTGGTGGCAACAGCGGCGGCCGCGGCGGGAGCGGCGGTGGCCGCGGTAACCACCGCGGTGCCGGCAACAACCGTGATGACCGGCAGGGCGGTCGTCCGAAGAAGCCGCGCCCGGAGGAGCGGCGCTACGACGTGGGCCCCGGTGCCTCCCAGGAGGGACCCAAGTCGGGCCGTGGGCCCGGAGCGCGCGGAGGCGCCAAGGGCGGGCCTAAGAAGCCCCTGCAGCGGGGCCGCTCGGTCCCGGCGACGTCCCGCGAGTACGAGGCGCGGGCCGAGGAGCGCAACCGGGAGCGGTACGCGGGCAGGAAGGACGTCAAGCTGCCCAAGACCTTCCCGGGCGCCGAGCAGGAGGGCGAGCGCCTGCAGAAGGTGCTCGCGCGGGCCGGCTACGGCTCCCGGCGGGCCTGCGAGGAGCTGATCGAGCAGGCGCGCGTCGAGGTCAACGGCGAGATCGTGCTGGAGCAGGGCAAGCGGGTCGACCCGGAGAAGGACGAGGTCAAGGTCGACGGTCTGACCGTGGCCACGCAGTCGTACCAGTTCTTCTCGCTGAACAAGCCCGCCGGGGTCGTGTCCACGATGGAGGACCCGGACGGCCGCCAGTGCCTCGGCGACTACGTCACCAACCGGGAGACCCGGCTCTTCCACGTCGGCCGGCTCGACACCGAGACCGAGGGCGTCATCCTGCTCACCAACCACGGTGAGCTGGCGCACCGCCTGACCCACCCGCGGTACGGCGTGAAGAAGACCTACCTCGCGCACATCGTCGGGCCCATCCCGCGTGACCTGGGCAAGCGGCTCAAGGACGGCATCCAGCTGGAGGACGGCTACGCGCGCGCCGACCACTTCCGGGTGGTGGAGCAGACCGGCAAGAACTACCTCGTCGAGGTGACCCTGCACGAGGGCCGCAAGCACATCGTGCGCCGCATGCTCGCGGAGGCCGGCTTCCCGGTCGACAAGCTGGTGCGGACCGCCTTCGGGCCGATCACCCTGGGCGACCAGAAGTCGGGCTGGCTGCGGCGGCTGTCGAACACCGAGGTCGGGATGCTGATGCAGGAGGTCGACCTCTAG
- the aroH gene encoding chorismate mutase, with translation MAVRAVRGAVQLERDEAGHMEEQVGALLTAVLERNELHTDDLISIWFTATPDLHCDFPAAAARKLGIVDVPLICAQELDIEGAMPRVVRLLAHIESDRPRADVAHVYLGAAAALRKDIAQ, from the coding sequence GTGGCGGTACGCGCGGTCCGGGGGGCCGTCCAGTTGGAGCGGGACGAGGCCGGACACATGGAGGAGCAGGTCGGCGCCCTGCTCACCGCCGTGCTGGAGCGCAACGAGCTGCACACGGACGACCTGATCAGCATCTGGTTCACGGCCACGCCCGACCTGCACTGCGACTTCCCGGCCGCCGCCGCCCGCAAGCTGGGCATCGTCGACGTCCCCCTGATCTGCGCCCAGGAACTCGACATCGAGGGCGCCATGCCCCGCGTCGTCCGCCTCCTCGCGCACATCGAGTCCGACCGGCCCCGCGCCGACGTCGCCCATGTGTACCTCGGTGCCGCGGCCGCCCTGCGCAAGGACATCGCCCAGTGA
- a CDS encoding prephenate dehydrogenase, whose product MRTALVIGTGLIGTSAALALSQRGVAVHLADHDPEQARTAAALGAGTDEAPGGPVDLAIVAAPPAHVADVLADAMRRGLARGYIDVASVKGGPRRELQARGLDLTPYLGTHPMSGREKSGPLAATGDLFEGRPWVLTPTRDTDTEVLNLALELVSHCRAVPVVMDADAHDRAVALVSHMPHLVSSMVAARLEHADEAAVRLCGQGIRDVTRIAASDPRMWIDILSANPGPVADLLTDVAADLEETVRALRALESSDEDKRHEGTTGIEQMLRRGNAGQVRVPGKHGSAPRVYEIVAVLIDDQPGQLARIFADAERAGVNIEDVRIEHATGQQAGLIQLMVEPKAAPVLTAALRERGWAIRQ is encoded by the coding sequence GTGAGAACCGCCCTCGTCATCGGCACCGGACTGATCGGCACGTCCGCCGCCCTCGCCCTGTCCCAGCGGGGCGTCGCCGTCCACCTCGCCGACCACGACCCGGAGCAGGCCCGCACCGCCGCCGCCCTCGGCGCCGGCACCGACGAGGCGCCCGGAGGACCCGTGGACCTCGCGATCGTCGCGGCCCCGCCCGCACACGTCGCCGACGTGCTCGCCGACGCCATGCGGCGCGGTCTGGCGCGCGGGTACATCGACGTCGCCAGCGTCAAGGGCGGCCCGCGCCGCGAGCTCCAGGCACGCGGACTCGACCTGACCCCGTACCTCGGCACCCACCCCATGTCCGGCCGGGAGAAGTCCGGCCCGCTGGCCGCCACCGGCGACCTCTTCGAGGGCCGCCCCTGGGTGCTCACCCCCACCCGGGACACCGACACCGAGGTGCTCAACCTCGCCCTGGAGCTGGTCTCCCACTGCCGGGCCGTGCCGGTCGTCATGGACGCCGACGCCCACGACCGCGCCGTGGCCCTTGTCTCCCACATGCCGCACCTGGTGTCCAGCATGGTCGCCGCCCGCCTGGAGCACGCCGACGAGGCCGCCGTACGCCTGTGCGGGCAGGGCATCCGGGACGTGACCCGGATCGCCGCCTCCGACCCGCGGATGTGGATCGACATCCTCTCCGCCAACCCCGGACCGGTCGCCGACCTGCTCACCGACGTCGCCGCCGATCTGGAGGAGACCGTCCGCGCCCTGCGCGCCCTGGAGTCCTCCGACGAGGACAAGCGCCACGAGGGCACCACGGGCATCGAGCAGATGCTGCGCCGCGGCAACGCCGGCCAGGTCCGCGTCCCGGGCAAGCACGGCTCCGCGCCGCGCGTCTACGAGATCGTCGCCGTGCTCATCGACGACCAGCCGGGCCAGCTCGCCCGCATCTTCGCCGACGCCGAGCGCGCCGGCGTCAACATCGAGGACGTCCGCATCGAGCACGCCACCGGACAGCAGGCCGGTCTCATCCAGCTCATGGTGGAACCCAAGGCGGCCCCGGTCCTCACCGCCGCCCTGCGGGAGCGGGGCTGGGCGATCCGGCAGTGA
- a CDS encoding lysophospholipid acyltransferase family protein, which yields MTDVPSTQGAEVGRRIGVGLMYGLWKPRVLGSWRVPASGPVIFAVNHSHNIDGPMVMGVAPRPTHFLIKKEAFVGPLDPFLTGIGQLKVDRHSTDRTAIARALGVLEQGGVLGIFPEGTRGEGDFASIRAGLAYFAVRSGAPIVPVAVLGSSDRPGRLVKALPPLRSRVDVVFGDPFDAIEGARSSDTGGGGRRAGGSGRRTRKALDEATARIQKQLTAHLENARRLTGR from the coding sequence GTGACCGACGTTCCCTCGACGCAGGGCGCCGAGGTCGGGCGGCGCATCGGCGTCGGCCTGATGTACGGGCTGTGGAAGCCGCGCGTGCTGGGCTCCTGGCGGGTCCCCGCGTCCGGCCCGGTGATCTTCGCCGTGAACCACTCGCACAACATCGACGGCCCCATGGTCATGGGCGTGGCGCCCCGTCCGACGCACTTCCTGATCAAGAAGGAGGCGTTCGTCGGCCCGCTCGACCCCTTCCTGACCGGCATCGGCCAGCTGAAGGTCGACCGGCACTCCACCGACCGCACGGCCATCGCCCGGGCGCTGGGCGTCCTGGAGCAGGGCGGCGTCCTCGGCATCTTCCCCGAGGGCACCCGCGGCGAGGGCGACTTCGCCTCGATACGCGCCGGGCTCGCGTACTTCGCGGTGCGCAGCGGGGCGCCGATCGTGCCGGTCGCCGTCCTGGGAAGTTCCGACCGGCCCGGCCGGTTGGTAAAGGCGCTGCCCCCGCTGCGCTCCCGCGTCGACGTCGTCTTCGGCGACCCGTTCGACGCCATCGAAGGGGCGCGAAGCTCCGATACGGGCGGTGGTGGGCGACGGGCGGGCGGCAGCGGGAGACGTACGCGCAAGGCACTGGACGAGGCCACCGCACGCATCCAGAAGCAGCTCACGGCCCACCTGGAAAACGCCAGGCGTCTCACCGGCCGCTGA
- a CDS encoding Rieske (2Fe-2S) protein, which produces MTTRATRRTVLLAPGAAALTVGCGAEDGGAGTPSDTAEGEGTPGQELLPVADVPVGGGRILGAEEIVVTQPEEGEFKAFSAVCTHQRCLVSDVSDGAINCPCHGSRFRVTDGSVERGPATRPLPEERITVDGNTIRRA; this is translated from the coding sequence ATGACGACACGGGCGACGCGGCGCACCGTTCTGCTCGCACCGGGCGCGGCGGCGCTGACCGTGGGCTGTGGTGCGGAGGACGGCGGGGCCGGTACGCCGTCGGACACCGCGGAAGGTGAGGGGACGCCCGGGCAGGAGCTGCTGCCGGTGGCGGACGTGCCGGTGGGCGGGGGCAGGATCCTCGGAGCTGAGGAGATCGTGGTCACCCAGCCCGAGGAGGGTGAGTTCAAGGCGTTCTCGGCGGTCTGCACCCATCAGCGGTGCCTGGTCTCCGACGTCTCGGACGGCGCGATCAACTGCCCGTGTCACGGCAGCCGCTTCCGCGTCACCGACGGCTCGGTGGAGCGGGGCCCGGCGACCCGGCCACTGCCCGAGGAGCGGATCACGGTGGACGGAAATACGATCCGCCGGGCGTGA
- a CDS encoding nucleotidyltransferase domain-containing protein has product MTDTLDLDLRPVIAQQPDPVVFAAVSGAHLYGFPSRDSDVDLRGAHLLPAASLVGLREPDETRSRTWVRNGVEMDLVTHDLRKFVRLMLRRNGYVLEQLLSPLVVHTTDAHRELVALAPGVLTSHHAHHYRGFAGTQWRLFERTGELKPLLYTFRVLLTGIHLMRAGQVRAHLPTLAGEVPEAPAYLPELIDAKAEREHGGADVDHDRVREDVGRLHGVLDAAQAASGLPDAPGGHDALHDLLVRVRLEG; this is encoded by the coding sequence ATGACCGACACCCTCGACCTCGACCTGCGCCCGGTGATCGCACAGCAGCCCGATCCGGTGGTGTTCGCCGCGGTCTCCGGCGCGCACCTGTACGGCTTCCCGTCCCGTGACTCGGACGTGGACCTGCGGGGCGCCCACCTGCTGCCGGCCGCCTCCCTCGTCGGACTGCGCGAACCGGACGAGACCCGCTCCAGGACGTGGGTGCGGAACGGCGTCGAGATGGACCTGGTCACCCACGACCTGCGCAAGTTCGTCCGCCTGATGCTGCGGCGCAACGGCTACGTCCTGGAACAGCTGCTCTCCCCGCTGGTCGTCCACACCACCGACGCCCACCGGGAACTGGTCGCGCTGGCACCCGGGGTGCTCACCAGCCACCACGCCCACCACTACCGGGGGTTCGCGGGCACGCAGTGGCGGCTGTTCGAGAGGACCGGCGAGCTGAAACCGCTGCTGTACACCTTCCGGGTGCTGCTCACCGGCATCCACCTGATGCGGGCCGGGCAGGTGCGGGCACATCTGCCCACGCTGGCCGGGGAGGTGCCGGAGGCCCCGGCCTACCTGCCGGAGCTGATCGACGCCAAGGCGGAGCGGGAGCACGGGGGCGCCGACGTCGACCACGACCGGGTGCGGGAGGACGTGGGGCGGCTGCACGGGGTGCTGGACGCGGCACAGGCCGCGTCAGGTCTGCCCGACGCGCCGGGGGGACACGACGCCCTGCACGACCTGCTCGTCCGGGTACGACTGGAGGGCTGA
- a CDS encoding nucleotidyltransferase domain-containing protein, with translation MRPESLVTDHTIYACVMGSRAFGLAMEASDTDLRGVFLAPTPLFWGFDKPPTHVEGPADEQFSWELERFCELALRGNPNVLECLHSPLVEYADATGRELLSLRGAFLSRRVHETFVRYAHGQRRKLDADVRAHGAPRWKHAMHLLRLLMTAGDLLRTGVLTVDVGDRREELLEVKRGEVPWPEVEARMNRLTAEAGPAAAHSPLPEDPDRRRAEAFLVRARRASALQSYPDEQVVQGVVSPRRVGQT, from the coding sequence ATGCGCCCCGAGAGCCTGGTGACCGACCACACGATCTACGCCTGCGTCATGGGCTCCCGTGCCTTCGGTCTGGCCATGGAGGCCAGCGACACCGACCTCCGGGGCGTGTTCCTCGCGCCCACTCCCCTGTTCTGGGGCTTCGACAAGCCGCCCACGCATGTCGAGGGACCGGCCGACGAGCAGTTCAGCTGGGAGCTGGAGCGCTTCTGCGAGCTGGCGCTGCGCGGCAACCCCAACGTCCTGGAGTGTCTGCACTCCCCGCTGGTGGAGTACGCCGACGCCACCGGGCGTGAGCTGCTGTCGCTGCGTGGCGCGTTCCTCTCCCGCAGGGTCCACGAGACGTTCGTCCGGTACGCCCACGGCCAGCGCCGCAAGCTGGACGCCGACGTCCGCGCCCACGGCGCCCCGCGCTGGAAGCACGCGATGCACCTGCTCCGCCTGCTGATGACCGCCGGCGACCTGCTCCGCACGGGCGTCCTCACGGTCGACGTGGGCGATCGCCGTGAGGAACTGCTCGAGGTGAAGCGCGGCGAGGTGCCGTGGCCTGAGGTGGAGGCCCGGATGAACCGGCTGACCGCCGAGGCCGGGCCGGCAGCGGCCCACAGCCCCCTCCCGGAGGACCCGGACCGGCGGCGGGCGGAGGCCTTCCTCGTCCGCGCCCGCCGCGCGTCAGCCCTCCAGTCGTACCCGGACGAGCAGGTCGTGCAGGGCGTCGTGTCCCCCCGGCGCGTCGGGCAGACCTGA
- a CDS encoding segregation and condensation protein A encodes MVAGSERAGAQGPTAVGPAVSAARPEGAAADRTGVPASGGGGGVTEVSGEGRRTPFRGAAAAEEAASAPGGAGEAHGAPEDGAEAEAGDGRFKVRLANFEGPFDLLLQLIAKHKLDVTEVALSKVTDEFMAYIRALGPDWDLDETTEFLVVAATLLDLKAARLLPAAEVEDEADLALLEARDLLFARLLQYRAYKRIADIFSGRLDDEARRFPRTVGLEPHHAELLPDVVISIGPEGFARLAVKAMQPKPRPQVYVDHIHAPLVSVQEQAGIVVERLKELGEASFRDLVEDTDDTLTVVARFLALLELYREKAVALDQETALGELTVRWTGGDGDAVPAVTDEFDRPPEPPQEERTP; translated from the coding sequence GTGGTTGCGGGCTCCGAGCGTGCGGGCGCGCAGGGCCCGACGGCCGTGGGTCCCGCCGTGTCCGCCGCGCGGCCCGAGGGCGCTGCCGCCGACCGGACGGGTGTGCCCGCGTCGGGTGGGGGCGGCGGTGTGACGGAGGTGTCCGGCGAAGGACGACGGACGCCGTTCAGGGGTGCTGCCGCGGCCGAGGAGGCTGCTTCTGCGCCGGGCGGCGCCGGGGAGGCCCACGGGGCACCTGAGGACGGTGCCGAGGCGGAGGCCGGCGACGGGCGGTTCAAGGTCCGGCTGGCCAACTTCGAGGGGCCGTTCGATCTGCTGTTGCAGCTGATCGCCAAGCACAAGCTGGACGTCACCGAGGTCGCGCTGTCCAAGGTGACCGACGAGTTCATGGCGTACATCCGGGCCCTCGGGCCGGACTGGGACCTCGACGAGACGACCGAGTTCCTCGTCGTGGCCGCCACGCTGCTCGACCTGAAGGCGGCGCGGCTGCTCCCCGCCGCCGAGGTGGAGGACGAGGCCGACCTCGCGCTCCTGGAGGCCCGGGACCTGCTGTTCGCCCGGCTGCTGCAGTACCGCGCGTACAAGCGGATCGCCGACATCTTCAGCGGGCGGCTCGACGACGAGGCCCGCCGCTTCCCCCGTACCGTCGGACTCGAACCGCACCACGCCGAGCTGCTGCCCGACGTGGTCATCAGCATCGGCCCCGAGGGCTTCGCCAGGCTGGCCGTCAAGGCCATGCAGCCCAAGCCCAGGCCGCAGGTGTACGTGGACCACATCCACGCCCCGCTGGTCAGCGTGCAGGAGCAGGCCGGGATCGTCGTCGAGCGGCTCAAGGAGCTCGGCGAGGCGAGCTTCCGGGACCTCGTCGAGGACACGGACGACACCCTGACCGTCGTGGCCCGCTTCCTCGCCCTGCTGGAGCTGTACCGGGAGAAGGCCGTCGCCCTCGACCAGGAGACCGCGCTGGGCGAGCTGACCGTGCGCTGGACCGGCGGCGACGGGGACGCCGTACCCGCGGTGACCGACGAGTTCGACCGGCCCCCCGAGCCGCCGCAGGAGGAGAGGACACCGTGA
- the scpB gene encoding SMC-Scp complex subunit ScpB, whose protein sequence is MSEDTSGAPAGTGGVAELDLKPALEAVLMVVDEPATEEHLAKILERPRRQVADALAELADEYTVQGRGFELRRVAGGWRFYTRPEYAAAVEGFVLDGQQARLTQAALETLAVVAYRQPVSRSRVSAVRGVNCDGVMRTLLQRGLIEEAGTEPETGAILYTTTNYFLERMGLRGLDELPELAPFLPEAEAIEAETLEGVPSFDPDAPDSEDADDKTEL, encoded by the coding sequence GTGAGCGAGGACACGAGCGGCGCCCCCGCCGGGACGGGCGGCGTCGCGGAACTCGACCTGAAGCCCGCCCTGGAGGCCGTGCTGATGGTCGTGGACGAGCCCGCGACCGAGGAGCACCTGGCGAAGATCCTGGAGCGCCCCCGGCGGCAGGTCGCCGACGCCCTGGCCGAGCTGGCCGACGAGTACACCGTCCAGGGACGCGGCTTCGAGCTGCGCCGGGTCGCGGGCGGCTGGCGTTTCTACACCCGCCCCGAGTACGCCGCGGCCGTCGAGGGCTTCGTCCTGGACGGGCAGCAGGCCCGGCTCACCCAGGCCGCCCTGGAGACCCTCGCGGTCGTCGCCTACCGGCAGCCGGTCAGCCGCAGCAGGGTCTCCGCGGTGCGCGGAGTCAACTGCGACGGCGTGATGCGGACCCTCCTGCAACGGGGTCTGATCGAGGAGGCGGGCACGGAACCCGAAACAGGTGCGATCCTGTACACGACGACGAACTACTTCCTGGAGCGGATGGGCCTGCGCGGCCTGGACGAGCTCCCGGAGCTCGCGCCCTTCCTCCCGGAGGCGGAGGCGATCGAGGCCGAGACACTGGAAGGGGTCCCGTCGTTCGATCCGGACGCCCCGGATTCCGAGGACGCAGACGACAAGACGGAACTTTGA
- a CDS encoding NUDIX hydrolase, which translates to MDVVPDGYDKHAFEPFAVTVDLAVFTIREGTLHVLLVERGQEPYAGRWALPGGFLRPDESAERAARRELGEETGLTDVSVPHLEQLRTYSEPERDPRMRVVSVAFAALLPDAPEAHGGGDAAQARWTPYDAARDLAFDHDRILADARDRVGAKLEYTGLATAFCPPEFTLGELQQVYETVWGTVLDRPNFRRKVLATPGFVEAVPGAARLTGGRGKPAALYRAGTAAALHPPLLRPTPEGRPA; encoded by the coding sequence GTGGACGTCGTGCCGGACGGCTACGACAAGCACGCCTTCGAGCCCTTCGCCGTGACCGTCGACCTCGCCGTGTTCACGATCCGCGAGGGCACGCTGCACGTCCTGCTCGTCGAGCGCGGCCAGGAGCCGTACGCCGGGCGCTGGGCGCTGCCCGGCGGCTTCCTGCGGCCCGACGAGTCCGCGGAGCGCGCCGCCCGGCGCGAACTGGGCGAGGAGACCGGCCTGACGGACGTCTCCGTGCCGCATCTGGAGCAGCTGCGGACCTACAGCGAGCCCGAGCGGGACCCCCGGATGCGGGTGGTGTCCGTGGCCTTCGCCGCCCTGCTGCCCGACGCGCCGGAGGCGCACGGTGGCGGTGACGCGGCCCAGGCCCGCTGGACGCCGTACGACGCGGCGCGGGACCTGGCCTTCGACCACGACCGGATCCTCGCCGACGCGCGGGACCGGGTCGGCGCCAAGCTGGAGTACACCGGCCTCGCCACCGCGTTCTGCCCGCCCGAGTTCACCCTGGGCGAGCTCCAACAGGTCTACGAGACCGTCTGGGGCACGGTCCTGGACCGCCCCAACTTCCGGCGCAAGGTGCTCGCCACCCCCGGCTTCGTCGAGGCCGTGCCCGGCGCCGCGCGCCTCACCGGAGGCCGGGGCAAGCCCGCCGCGCTGTACCGCGCGGGCACCGCCGCCGCGCTCCACCCGCCCCTGCTCCGGCCGACCCCGGAAGGACGTCCCGCATGA
- a CDS encoding ADP-ribosylglycohydrolase family protein, with translation MTTTAVTKRAATGALTGLALGDALGFPTEFSDVPSILATFGPWRGMDLPRPAIVTDDTQMTLALGRGLRTAMDRGTLTPKRLERPVREEFVEWWRSPENNRAPGNTCLKACQLLSREDRPWQDASQIHSKGCGANMRVAPIGLAPGLTDEQRAGAAQLQSALTHGHPTALAASDLTAHAVRLLAQGAEPTGLIGLLRSYAYDNRTRYHEFWLGDLWTRAQDPSPEHFIARGWDECLEILGRLQEAVRTVSPETDPCLATGEGWIAEEALATGLLCFLLFVDEPVTALRRAACTAGDSDSIACLAGAFAGAYLGADAWPAGWADRIEYRDGLLSLGTLWDA, from the coding sequence ATGACCACGACCGCCGTCACCAAGCGCGCCGCGACCGGAGCGCTCACCGGACTCGCCCTCGGGGACGCACTGGGCTTCCCCACCGAGTTCAGCGACGTCCCGTCGATCCTCGCCACGTTCGGTCCCTGGCGCGGGATGGACCTGCCCCGGCCGGCGATCGTCACCGACGACACGCAGATGACCCTCGCGCTCGGGCGGGGCCTGCGCACCGCCATGGACCGGGGCACGCTCACGCCGAAGCGGCTGGAACGGCCGGTGCGCGAGGAGTTCGTGGAGTGGTGGCGCTCGCCGGAGAACAACCGCGCCCCGGGCAACACCTGTCTGAAGGCGTGCCAGTTGCTGTCCCGCGAGGACCGGCCCTGGCAGGACGCCAGCCAGATCCACTCCAAGGGCTGCGGCGCCAACATGCGCGTCGCCCCGATCGGCCTGGCGCCCGGACTCACCGACGAACAGCGCGCGGGCGCCGCCCAGTTGCAGTCCGCCCTCACCCACGGGCACCCCACCGCGCTCGCCGCCTCCGACCTCACCGCGCACGCCGTACGGCTGCTCGCCCAGGGGGCCGAACCGACCGGCCTGATCGGCCTGCTGCGCTCCTACGCCTACGACAACCGCACCCGCTACCACGAGTTCTGGCTCGGCGACCTGTGGACCCGCGCCCAGGACCCGTCCCCGGAACACTTCATCGCGCGCGGCTGGGACGAGTGCCTGGAGATCCTCGGCCGTCTCCAGGAGGCCGTACGGACCGTTTCGCCGGAGACCGACCCGTGCCTGGCCACCGGCGAGGGCTGGATCGCGGAGGAGGCCCTGGCGACCGGCCTGCTCTGCTTCCTCCTCTTCGTCGACGAGCCCGTCACCGCCCTGCGCCGCGCCGCCTGCACGGCCGGCGACTCCGACTCCATCGCCTGTCTCGCGGGCGCCTTCGCCGGCGCGTACCTGGGCGCGGACGCCTGGCCCGCCGGCTGGGCGGACCGCATCGAGTACCGGGACGGCCTGCTGTCCCTCGGCACGCTCTGGGACGCTTGA